In Acropora muricata isolate sample 2 chromosome 11, ASM3666990v1, whole genome shotgun sequence, one DNA window encodes the following:
- the LOC136890378 gene encoding sodium/potassium/calcium exchanger 4-like gives MIRRRRFKFQLGFAALSVLCLFSWRRDDATSETAEKPMKVVEEVSVGSFAGRHPLVHETHDPRNCSPPSIEEFPGDLFNQRERRLGAVVIHFLVAFYTSWAIAIVCDDYFVPCLEIISDKTKLQSDVAGATFMAFGSSAPELFASIIGVFITEGDIGIGTILGSAVFNVLFVVGACGLGAGTVLYLAWWPFVRDNIFYLFSVVILILVLLDSIVTWPEALAMSCSYAIYLIIMYFNPRIEAWLYKITKTNSPEFKSDLHASNGIKANNNGYQKIVDEEQSHSEGTEKKTLGTNEQTNSAEETPEEKEDRKREGKQQEERKEDGGEEQPLKGDGLKHRPVPDLTLGTPFNPPEGLAARFCWFLGLPINIAYFFTIPDVKKESCQKWVAVSFIVCIAWIAALSYTLVWMVTIIGYTFKISDAVMGLTLVAFGSSVPDCSSSLFIARKGDGDMAVSNTVGSNTFDVLLCLGVPWLIKSAAWHAPIEISSRGLFVSCFFIVGSVAIAFFVLYLNSWVLNKKVGCFFIFIYFIFLGTSVSMEMFVFGRFRLPMCSIEV, from the exons ATGATACGAAGAAGACGATTCAAGTTTCAACTGGGATTCGCAGCTCTTTCAGTGCTCTGCTTATTCAGTTGGCGCCGAGACGATGCAACCAGTGAGACTGCAGAAAAACCTATGAAAGTAGTTGAAGAGGTCTCAG TTGGATCATTCGCTGGAAGACATCCTCTTGTTCACGAGACACACGATCCCAGAAACTGTAGCCCACCATCAATCGAGGAATTTCCGGGTGATCTGTTCAACCAGCGTGAAAGGCGACTTGGTGCAGTCGTTATTCATTTTCTGGTTGCATTTTACACATCCTGGGCCATCGCTATTGTCTGCGATGATTATTTTGTTCCTTGCTTGGAGATAATTTCTGATAAGACGAAACTTCAATCTGATGTGGCCGGTGCTACTTTCATGGCTTTTGGTAGTTCAGCTCCCGAACTATTTGCCTCAATCATCG GTGTCTTCATCACAGAAGGGGACATTGGGATCGGCACCATCTTAGGCTCAGCGGTATTCAACGTGCTGTTCGTTGTTGGAGCATGCGGCCTAGGGGCCGGAACG GTTTTGTATTTGGCGTGGTGGCCTTTTGTCAGAGACAATATATTCTATCTGTTCAGTGTTGTCATTCTCATCTTGGTGCTCCTAGATAGCATTGTAACCTG GCCAGAGGCGTTGGCCATGTCGTGTTCCTATGCGATATATTTAATCATTATGTACTTCAATCCCCGAATTGAGGCCTGgctttataaaataactaagacgAACAGTCCTGAGTTTAAATCCGACCTACACGCTTCAAACGgcatcaaagcaaacaacaatggATACCAAAAGATTGTTGATGAAGAACAGAGCCACAGCGAAGGAACAGAGAAAAAAACACTAGGCACCAACGAACAGACAAACTCTGCAGAAGAAACTCCTGAAGAGAAAGAAGATAGAAAAAGGGAAGggaaacaacaagaagaaaggaaagaggACGGTGGGGAAGAACAACCACTAAAGG GAGACGGTTTGAAACACCGACCCGTCCCAGATCTCACGTTAGGGACGCCATTTAATCCACCGGAGGGGCTGGCAGCTAGATTTTGCTGGTTCCTTGGCCTTCCAATCAACATAGCGTATTTTTTCACCATCCCGGATGTGAAGAAGGAATCTTGCCAAAAGTGGGTGGCCGTTTCTTTTATAGTCTGTATTGCTTGGATTGCAGCCTTGTCTTACACCCTCGTTTGGATGGTTACTATCATTGGGTATACATTTAAGATCTCGGATGCCGTCATGGGTCTTACACTCGTCGCTTTTGGAAGCAGTGTACCAGATTGCTCGTCAAGTCTGTTCATTGCAAGAAAAG GTGACGGCGACATGGCGGTGTCAAACACCGTGGGAAGTAACACATTTGATGTTCTTCTGTGTCTTGGTGTCCCATGGCTCATTAAGTCAGCGGCTTGGCATGCACCTATTGAGATCAGCAGTCGTGGACTATTTGTGTCATGTTTTTTCATCGTAGGATCCGTGGCTATTGCCTTTTTTGTCCTTTATTTGAACAGCTGGGTCTTGAACAAAAAAGTTGGATGTTTCTTTATATTTATCTATTTCATTTTTCTGGGGACATCAGTATCCATGGAAATGTTCGTATTCGGCAGGTTTCGCCTGCCAATGTGCAGCATCgaagtttaa